The sequence below is a genomic window from Cedecea neteri.
CGTTCTGGTGGAACCCGGACAAGTTTATCGGCCCGGCCGGTTTGCTGGCTGCGTATCGCTTCCTGATCGACAGCCGCGACACCGAAACGGACGCGCGTCTGGACGGCCTGAGCGATGCTTTCAGCGTATTCCGCTGTCACAGCATTATGAACTGCGTCAGCGTTTGTCCTAAGGGGCTGAACCCGACGAAAGCTATCGGCCATATCAAGTCGATGCTGTTGCAAAAAAGCGCTTAAGTTAGAAAAGTACCCTCTCCTCGCAGGGGAGAGGGTACAAATTGCAGGAAATCTTTAAAAACTGCCGACGATCTTCCCTCTCTTATATGGGGAAGGGGTGAGGGGAAACCCTTAAGACAGTTTCTAAAGGTTCCTTCGCGGGCCGCCCTCCACGGCAACAGGCTCGAAGAAAGTGAACCCTGGAACGTATACCTGTATACCCTACGGTGTGCGTTATAGTTATCCACGGCGAAATAAGCATAAAATGCTTAAGGGATCACGATGCAGAACGGCGCGATGAAGCCCTGGCTGGACTCTTCCTGGCTGGCGGGCGCAAACCAGTCCTACATAGAGCAGCTCTATGAAGACTTCTTAACCGATCCTGACTCTGTTGATGCGCACTGGCGCACGATGTTCCAGCAGTTACCTGGCACCGGAGCCAGACCGGATCAATTCCATTCAAAAACGCGTGATTATTTCCGTCGTCTGGCGAAGGATGCCTCACGTTACTCCACCGCAGTCACCGATCCTGACACCGATGCCAAACAGGTAAAAGTGTTGCAGCTGATCAACGCCTGGCGTTTCCGCGGCCATCAGGCTGCTAAGCTCGATCCACTCGGGCTTTGGCAGCAGGAAACGGTTGCCGATCTGGATCCGGCGTTCCATAACCTGACCGAAGAAGATTTGCAGCAGAGCTTCAATGTGGGATCGTTTGCCATTGGCAAAGAGACCATGAAGCTTGCCGACCTGATCGCTGCGCTGAAGCAAACCTACGGTGGGTCTATCGGTGCGGAATACATGCACATCACCAATACCGAAGAAAAACGCTGGATCCAGCAGCGCATCGAATCGGTAGCCGGGCGTTCAAGCTTTACTCAGGAAGAGAAAAAACGTTTCCTGAGCGAGCTGACCGCGGCGGAAGGTCTGGAGCGCTATCTCGGAGCGAAATTCCCAGGCGCGAAACGCTTCTCGCTGGAAGGCGGCGACGCGCTGGTGCCGATGCTCAAAGAGATGATTCGCCACGCCGGTAAGAGCGGTACGCGCGAAGTGGTGCTGGGTATGGCGCACCGCGGTCGTCTGAACGTACTGATCAACGTGCTGGGTAAAAAACCGCAGGATCTGTTCGACGAATTTGCGGGCAAACATAAAGAACACCTCGGCACCGGCGACGTGAAGTACCACATGGGTTTCTCTTCCGATGTTGAAACCGAAGGCGGCCTGGTTCACCTGGCGCTGGCGTTCAACCCGTCTCACCTGGAAATCGTTAGCCCGGTGGTTATCGGTTCCGTGCGTGCGCGTCTGGATCGTCTGGATAAGCCAGGCAGCAACCAGGTACTGCCAATCACCATTCACGGTGATGCCGCGGTAGCCGGGCAGGGTGTGGTTCAGGAAACCCTGAACATGTCCAAAGCGCGTGGCTACGAAGTGGGCGGTACCGTGCGTATCGTTATCAACAACCAGATTGGTTTCACCACCTCTAACCCGCTGGATGCACGTTCTACTCCATACTGTACCGACATCGGTAAGATGGTGATGGCGCCGATTTTCCACGTTAATGCGGATGATCCGGAAGCTGTGGCCTTCGTTACTCGTCTGGCGCTGGACTTCCGTAACACCTTCAAACGTGACGTGTTTATCGACCTGGTTTGCTACCGTCGCCACGGGCATAACGAAGCTGATGAGCCAAGCGCAACGCAGCCGGTGATGTACCAGAAGATCAAAAAACATCCGACCCCACGTAAGATCTACGCCGACAAGCTGGAGCAGGACAAACTGGCCACGCTGGAAGATGCCACCGAAATGGTGAATCTGTACCGCGATGCGCTGGATGCCGGCGAATGTGTCGTGCAAGAGTGGCGTCCGATGAACATGCACTCCTTTACCTGGTCGCCGTACCTCAACCACGAGTGGGATGAAAGTTACCCGAATAAAGTTGAGATGAAGCGCGTTCAGGAACTGGCTAAGCGTATC
It includes:
- the sucA gene encoding 2-oxoglutarate dehydrogenase E1 component codes for the protein MQNGAMKPWLDSSWLAGANQSYIEQLYEDFLTDPDSVDAHWRTMFQQLPGTGARPDQFHSKTRDYFRRLAKDASRYSTAVTDPDTDAKQVKVLQLINAWRFRGHQAAKLDPLGLWQQETVADLDPAFHNLTEEDLQQSFNVGSFAIGKETMKLADLIAALKQTYGGSIGAEYMHITNTEEKRWIQQRIESVAGRSSFTQEEKKRFLSELTAAEGLERYLGAKFPGAKRFSLEGGDALVPMLKEMIRHAGKSGTREVVLGMAHRGRLNVLINVLGKKPQDLFDEFAGKHKEHLGTGDVKYHMGFSSDVETEGGLVHLALAFNPSHLEIVSPVVIGSVRARLDRLDKPGSNQVLPITIHGDAAVAGQGVVQETLNMSKARGYEVGGTVRIVINNQIGFTTSNPLDARSTPYCTDIGKMVMAPIFHVNADDPEAVAFVTRLALDFRNTFKRDVFIDLVCYRRHGHNEADEPSATQPVMYQKIKKHPTPRKIYADKLEQDKLATLEDATEMVNLYRDALDAGECVVQEWRPMNMHSFTWSPYLNHEWDESYPNKVEMKRVQELAKRISTVPEAVEMQSRVAKIYSDRQDMANGNKLFDWGAAENLAYATLVDEGVSVRLSGEDAGRGTFFHRHAVIHNQTNGSTYTPLAHVHNSQGIFKVWDSVLSEEAVLAFEYGYATAEPRTLTIWEAQFGDFANGAQVVIDQFISSGEQKWGRMCGLVMLLPHGYEGQGPEHSSARLERYLQLCAEQNMQVCVPSTPAQVYHMLRRQALRGMRRPLVVMSPKSLLRHPLAVSSLDELANGTFQPAIGEIDELDPKGVKRVVLCSGKVYYDLLEQRRKNDQKDVAIVRIEQLYPFPHQAVQEALKPFAHVHDFVWCQEEPLNQGAWYCSQHHFREVIPFGSALRYAGRPASASPAVGYMSVHQKQQQDLVNDALNVE